TGCTCGACCAGGCCGACGGGAACACCCGCTGCGGCCGGAAGCTCGCGGATCAGCTTTGCCACGACGTGGCCCCAGGCCTCCTGCCCGAGGTGAAGGTGGAGGGCCTTCACGGCTTTCTCCGCGGCCTGATGAGCGGCGAAACACGCCCACTCGTGGCGCCCGGCGTGGCGCGAGTCCTCAGCCTGCTCGAGATCACGCTCGGCCTGCTTGAACCGGTCCGCCGCCAGGCTGACCACACGTCCCTTGATTGTCATACAAGGCCGCCGGCTCGCGTCGAGAAATTCCCGGCCGGATCAAGGCTCCTTCACCCTGAGCCGCACGGTGATCCGGGACGGCGGCGCGGTTCCGCGCTGGAGCGTGTAGACCAGCTCCTGGAATCCCGGGCGCGGCGTCGTCGCCGTGACGCCGACCCACTCGCAGAGGGCGCCGTCCCGCGTGAAGCGCCGCGTCCGCGGATAGCGGGCGAGGTCCACCACCTCACCGTTGATGTCGAGCCCGAACGAAAGCGCCGCCAGCTCGTGCGCGAGCGCCGGCGCGTCGGGCGCGCACCAGGCCGGGCCGAGCGGGATGCCGTGGCCGTCCACGATCGCTTCCTGATAGGCGGAGTGCGCGCCGGGCTCGCGCCAGCCGTCGGGCAGGAGCGCCTCCCAGAACACGGCGTCGCGGTAGTCGAAGCCGGTGTCGGGCGCGAGCCCGAGCGCGGCGACGCGCGCCGGCGGCTCGGCGCGTGACGGACGATAGGCGGCGGCGAGCCCGACGGCGACGAATGCCAGCATGACGGCGACCGCCGCGCGGGTTCGCCGTCGGCCCCCGAACGCCTTGCGCAGGGGCAGCGCCTCGGCGGCGCACCGGACGAGCGTGCCCAGCGCCCAGCCCACCCACGCGCTCCCCACGGCGGTCAGGAGCACGCCGGGGAGCGCGGCCGCCATCCGCCCGAGGTCCCACGGCCGGGCGACACCCCACGCCATCCACGCGGCCTCCTGGGCGTAGAGCACGAGGGCGAAGGCGAGGCTCCCGAGGACGGGCGCGAGCGGCGTGATACGCGGGATCGCGAACGCCGCGACGACCAGATCGAGCGCGATCGCGGGGAGGACCGGGATCGGCGTGAAGGTCGGGATCCGCATGCCGAAGGCGAGGAGCACGCCGAGGATGACGACGTGCTGGACCGTGAACGCGACGGCGACCGCGGTCGCGGCGCCGGCGCCGAGGGCGCGGACCGCCGTCACCAGGATCGCCGGCAGCAGCAGCGCCAGGAGGAAGGGATAGAAGTCCGGCGTGCGGCCCCACGTGTCAAGGGTGTAATGGTCGAGCGCGAC
This window of the Candidatus Methylomirabilota bacterium genome carries:
- a CDS encoding HEPN domain-containing protein, which gives rise to MVSLAADRFKQAERDLEQAEDSRHAGRHEWACFAAHQAAEKAVKALHLHLGQEAWGHVVAKLIRELPAAAGVPVGLVE